In the genome of Pseudomonas bubulae, one region contains:
- a CDS encoding LysR family transcriptional regulator: MNIDWYEDFLALADTGKFTAAASMRNSSQSALSRRIQLLEAHLGATLIDRERNPVRLTAAGEALLPNAVELVRMARDCEQSVKVLNRPLTFASLHTLACNFFPGWISQLNSPQAPLFTRIDTGYRSTDDYYMALMSGRCDFILFYRDTKTAPYSRQSEFEVKSLGHDELYWVATPQLAAHCTQTDEPIPLLSYSRSAQLHELSRTQINRHPQPQRLLQVFEATVSEALKPMVASGQGVACMPHSMVAPLIERGELVRVYPDMESDHLEVILVRWRDNRNPQAEALWQRL; encoded by the coding sequence ATGAACATTGACTGGTACGAAGATTTTCTCGCCCTGGCCGATACCGGCAAGTTCACGGCCGCGGCCAGCATGCGCAACTCATCGCAATCGGCGCTGAGCCGACGCATTCAATTGCTGGAAGCCCACCTGGGCGCGACCCTGATCGACCGCGAGCGCAACCCGGTGCGCCTGACCGCTGCTGGCGAAGCGCTGCTGCCCAATGCCGTTGAGCTGGTACGCATGGCCCGCGACTGCGAGCAAAGCGTCAAGGTGCTCAACCGGCCGCTGACCTTTGCCTCGCTGCATACCCTGGCGTGCAACTTTTTCCCGGGCTGGATCAGCCAGTTGAACAGCCCGCAGGCGCCGCTGTTCACCCGTATCGACACGGGCTATCGCAGCACCGACGACTACTACATGGCGCTGATGTCCGGGCGCTGCGACTTCATCCTGTTCTATCGCGACACCAAGACCGCACCCTACTCGCGCCAGAGCGAGTTCGAGGTCAAGTCCCTGGGTCATGACGAGCTGTACTGGGTGGCCACTCCGCAACTGGCGGCGCATTGCACCCAGACCGACGAACCGATCCCGCTGCTCAGCTATTCGCGCAGTGCGCAATTGCATGAACTGTCGCGTACCCAGATCAACCGTCACCCCCAGCCTCAGCGTTTGCTGCAGGTATTCGAGGCCACGGTGTCCGAGGCACTCAAACCGATGGTCGCCAGTGGCCAGGGGGTGGCGTGCATGCCCCACAGCATGGTGGCGCCGCTGATTGAGCGCGGTGAACTGGTGCGCGTGTACCCGGACATGGAGTCCGACCATCTGGAAGTGATCCTGGTGCGCTGGCGGGACAACCGCAACCCCCAGGCAGAAGCGCTCTGGCAGCGGTTGTAA
- a CDS encoding amino acid ABC transporter substrate-binding protein, whose protein sequence is MHKLNRAKLLLGAPLLALLLTGAQAAQAGVLDKVKAHGSVRCGVAGDKPGFSLIDDKGRWTGMDVDLCRAVAAAVLGDADKVEYLTTTAKNRFTALASGEIDILSRAASWTAERIANLGVDFTTVWFYDGQGFMTHAADGIEKLTDLDGATFCLSPGTTSEQNLEDYFGRRGLTYKTVVIEKSPELYAAFQRGRCNAISNDSSGLAARLALMNNPKDYALLPEVISKEPLGAFVAQGDTVWRNIVTWTAYALMTGEELGVTSDNVDELRGNKSASTDIARLLGTEGTIGKSFGLDSDWAYRALKQVGNYAQIYDRNLGQQTALNIPRGLNRSWKDHGLMYAPPIR, encoded by the coding sequence ATGCACAAATTGAATAGGGCCAAGCTTTTGCTGGGGGCTCCGCTGTTGGCCCTGCTGTTGACCGGTGCCCAGGCTGCCCAGGCAGGTGTGCTGGACAAGGTCAAAGCCCATGGCAGCGTGCGCTGCGGGGTAGCAGGTGACAAACCGGGGTTTTCGCTGATCGATGACAAGGGCCGCTGGACCGGTATGGACGTAGACCTGTGCCGCGCTGTGGCCGCTGCGGTGCTGGGGGATGCAGACAAGGTCGAGTACCTGACCACCACCGCCAAAAACCGCTTTACCGCCCTGGCTTCCGGGGAGATCGACATTCTGTCCCGTGCCGCTTCCTGGACCGCTGAACGCATAGCCAACCTGGGCGTGGACTTCACCACGGTCTGGTTCTACGACGGTCAGGGCTTTATGACCCACGCTGCCGACGGCATCGAGAAACTCACCGACCTGGACGGTGCCACTTTCTGCCTGTCACCGGGCACCACCTCCGAGCAAAACCTGGAGGACTATTTTGGCCGCCGTGGCCTGACTTACAAAACCGTGGTCATCGAAAAAAGCCCCGAACTCTACGCTGCCTTCCAGCGCGGGCGCTGTAACGCCATTTCCAATGACTCTTCGGGGCTGGCGGCGCGTTTGGCGCTGATGAACAACCCCAAGGACTATGCGCTGCTGCCCGAGGTGATTTCCAAGGAGCCGTTGGGGGCCTTTGTCGCACAGGGTGATACGGTCTGGCGCAATATTGTGACCTGGACCGCCTATGCCCTGATGACCGGCGAAGAACTGGGCGTGACCTCGGATAACGTCGACGAGTTGCGTGGCAACAAGAGCGCATCCACCGATATCGCCCGTTTGCTGGGCACCGAAGGCACCATCGGCAAGTCCTTTGGCCTGGACAGTGACTGGGCCTATCGCGCCCTCAAGCAAGTCGGCAACTACGCGCAAATCTACGACCGTAACCTCGGCCAGCAGACGGCATTGAACATCCCGCGCGGCCTCAACCGCAGCTGGAAAGACCATGGCCTGATGTACGCGCCGCCGATTCGCTGA
- a CDS encoding amino acid ABC transporter permease: MSTHRSPNLRLSSVLQQGLVLALVAAVFYLLSSNAALNLKNLNIASGFGFLSQRAGYDISFSLIDYTPDATYARAYLVGLLNTLLVSVLSIVLATLLGGALGMARVSDNWLIKRLSGTCIEFLRNVPLVVHLVWWYGLVLALPGVKHSASLFGVVFLNNNGLTLPWLEQGSVVGWGLFLMLLGTLLAYVFCRLKEARGPWRGFACRRWPALLAGAVLLPVLVYALSDAHVQWEVPVQRGFGFKGGITLVPEMLALCLALSFYSASYIAEIVRGAIESVHRGQYEAARALGFKSGSTMRQLIVPQAIYPMIPQITNTYLNIVKNSSLGVVIGFMELVSSTGGTTLNQTGQAIECIALVMGTYCLISLVISLGMNIYNHRIGQRGH; encoded by the coding sequence ATGTCGACCCATCGTTCGCCCAATCTGCGCCTGTCGAGCGTGCTGCAGCAGGGGCTGGTACTGGCTCTGGTTGCCGCGGTGTTTTATCTGCTCTCCAGCAACGCCGCGCTGAACTTGAAGAACCTCAATATCGCCTCGGGATTCGGTTTTCTGTCCCAGCGCGCAGGCTATGACATCAGCTTCTCGCTGATTGATTACACCCCGGATGCGACCTATGCCCGCGCCTATCTGGTGGGCTTGCTCAACACGCTGCTGGTGTCGGTGCTGAGCATTGTGCTGGCGACCCTGCTGGGAGGTGCGCTGGGCATGGCGCGCGTCTCTGACAACTGGCTGATCAAGCGCCTGAGCGGCACCTGCATCGAATTTTTGCGCAATGTGCCGCTGGTGGTGCATCTGGTCTGGTGGTACGGCCTGGTGCTGGCGCTGCCCGGGGTCAAGCACTCGGCCTCGCTGTTTGGCGTGGTGTTTCTGAACAACAACGGCCTCACTCTGCCCTGGCTCGAACAGGGCAGTGTGGTCGGCTGGGGGCTTTTCCTCATGCTGCTGGGCACGTTGCTGGCTTATGTGTTTTGTCGCTTGAAGGAAGCCCGCGGGCCATGGCGCGGTTTTGCCTGCAGACGCTGGCCCGCGCTGTTGGCTGGGGCGGTGCTGCTGCCCGTGCTGGTGTATGCCTTGAGTGATGCCCATGTGCAATGGGAAGTACCGGTGCAGCGCGGTTTCGGTTTCAAGGGCGGAATCACCCTGGTGCCGGAGATGCTTGCGTTATGCCTGGCCTTGTCGTTCTACAGCGCCAGTTATATCGCCGAGATTGTGCGTGGCGCGATTGAGTCGGTACACCGCGGCCAGTACGAAGCGGCCAGGGCGCTCGGCTTCAAATCCGGTTCCACAATGCGCCAGTTGATCGTACCCCAGGCCATCTACCCGATGATCCCGCAGATCACCAACACGTACCTGAATATCGTCAAGAACTCTTCACTGGGGGTGGTCATCGGTTTTATGGAACTGGTGTCGTCCACCGGCGGAACAACCCTGAACCAGACCGGCCAGGCCATTGAATGCATCGCGCTGGTTATGGGCACTTACTGCCTGATCAGCCTGGTGATCTCCCTGGGGATGAACATCTACAACCACCGTATCGGCCAGAGGGGGCACTGA
- a CDS encoding amino acid ABC transporter permease has product MTAMNQALAVPLAPPRLPWVQRAAAWSRSQLFPSVGHSLLTLGVLALLCWCIPAALNWLVFDATFIGSSAKDCNPGGACWLPITQRWNLFVYGFYPQAEQWRVSLALVLAGAAFVLLFFKRLDRRLLLAYLALLPIVMWWLLKGGAGLPEVSSTKFAGMLVTVFLGTAGMIFALPLGILLALGRRSKLPVVRMLCVLYIELVRSVPVISLLFMASLMIQLFLPPDSAFDILLRVQLVLILFTAAYMAETLRGGLQNLPKGQYEAAMALGFGYWKTMGQIILPQVLKQSIAPLLTQFIGLFKETTLVMIVGVLDIVGIAMSTAVAPEWVEYGHEIYVFLAIYFFVICFALSRYARHLEQRMEQSRS; this is encoded by the coding sequence ATGACCGCAATGAATCAGGCACTGGCAGTCCCGCTGGCACCGCCGCGCTTGCCCTGGGTACAGCGCGCCGCAGCCTGGAGCCGCAGCCAGTTGTTCCCCAGCGTGGGCCACAGCCTGCTGACCCTGGGCGTGCTGGCGCTGCTGTGCTGGTGCATTCCTGCTGCGCTGAACTGGCTGGTATTCGATGCCACCTTCATCGGCAGCAGTGCCAAAGACTGCAACCCCGGCGGCGCCTGCTGGTTGCCGATTACCCAACGCTGGAACCTGTTTGTGTACGGCTTCTATCCGCAAGCCGAACAGTGGCGGGTAAGCCTGGCACTGGTGCTGGCAGGGGCGGCGTTTGTCTTGCTGTTTTTCAAGCGCCTGGACCGTCGCCTGCTGCTGGCGTATCTGGCGTTGCTGCCGATCGTGATGTGGTGGCTGCTCAAGGGCGGTGCCGGTTTGCCCGAGGTGTCTTCGACCAAGTTCGCCGGGATGCTGGTGACAGTATTCCTGGGCACCGCCGGGATGATTTTCGCGCTGCCGCTGGGGATTTTGCTGGCGCTGGGCCGACGTTCGAAACTGCCGGTGGTGCGCATGCTTTGCGTGCTCTATATCGAACTGGTGCGCTCGGTGCCGGTGATTTCGCTGCTGTTTATGGCTTCGCTGATGATTCAGCTGTTCCTGCCGCCGGATTCGGCCTTCGACATCCTCTTGCGGGTGCAACTGGTGCTGATCCTGTTTACCGCCGCCTATATGGCTGAAACCCTGCGCGGCGGTTTGCAGAACCTGCCCAAGGGCCAATACGAGGCGGCCATGGCGCTGGGTTTTGGTTACTGGAAAACCATGGGCCAGATCATTTTGCCGCAAGTGCTCAAGCAATCCATTGCGCCCTTGCTCACGCAGTTTATCGGCCTGTTCAAAGAGACCACGCTGGTGATGATCGTCGGCGTACTGGACATCGTCGGTATCGCCATGAGCACCGCCGTCGCCCCGGAATGGGTTGAGTACGGCCACGAAATCTACGTCTTCCTGGCGATCTACTTCTTCGTCATCTGTTTTGCACTGTCGCGCTATGCCCGACACCTTGAACAACGTATGGAGCAAAGCCGCTCATGA
- a CDS encoding MarR family winged helix-turn-helix transcriptional regulator, translating into MNILENKHHIMLCELESAAPEVRDSVKLCFELLSAAAAINRACATRLARYNLSEGRFVIMLTLKNAGGKLSPLELATRLSITTGTVTGLLDGLQRAALIKRKTDPTDRRKLIITLTAQGKRVVDDVFVEHTAWISGMIQDLPPGQRQALAESIYCLSASQALDLATKAGR; encoded by the coding sequence ATGAATATTTTAGAGAACAAGCACCACATCATGCTGTGTGAACTAGAGAGCGCAGCGCCTGAGGTCAGGGACAGCGTAAAGCTGTGTTTCGAGTTGCTCTCGGCGGCAGCGGCGATCAATCGCGCCTGCGCAACACGGCTGGCCCGCTACAACCTGTCGGAGGGCCGTTTTGTCATCATGCTGACCCTCAAAAACGCGGGAGGCAAGCTCTCCCCTCTGGAACTGGCGACCCGATTGTCGATTACCACGGGAACGGTCACCGGGCTGCTCGATGGTTTGCAGCGCGCCGCGTTGATCAAGCGCAAAACCGACCCGACGGACCGGCGCAAATTGATTATTACGCTGACCGCGCAAGGCAAGCGCGTGGTCGATGACGTTTTTGTCGAGCACACCGCCTGGATCAGCGGAATGATCCAGGACTTGCCTCCCGGGCAACGCCAGGCCCTGGCCGAGTCGATCTATTGCCTCTCGGCCAGCCAAGCGCTCGACCTCGCTACAAAAGCTGGTCGATAG
- a CDS encoding nucleobase:cation symporter-2 family protein, whose translation MTSTASPRPEDENLGTGANLAYGLQHVLTMYGGIIAVPLIIGQAAGLSSADVGLLIAASLFAGGLATLLQTLGIPFFGCRLPLVQGVSFAGVSTMVAIIGGDGAGGLPVVFGAVIVASVIGLLITPLFSSITKYFPPLVTGIVITTIGLTLMPVTARWAMGGNSQSPDFGSMANIGLAAITLVLVLLLSKLGSASISRLSILLAIVIGTLVATAVGMTDFSRVLEGPLVALPEVLHFGMPEFRLAAILSMLIVIIVTMVETSADILAVGEIIDTKVDAKRLGNGLRADMISSALAPLFGSFTQSAFAQNVGLVAVTGIKSRYVVATGGLILVTLGLLPVMGRLVAAVPTAVLGGAGLVLFGTVAASGIRTLAQVDYRNNMNLIIVATSIGFGMIPIAAPNFYQHFPTWFETIFHSGISSAAIMAILLNLLFNHLRAGNSDQQSVFVAASDRILRSRDISCLNDGDVFRDGKLFDCNGKEVPVVESDEHYEQSPPLRKKSFEQEH comes from the coding sequence ATGACTTCTACCGCTTCCCCTCGTCCAGAAGACGAAAACCTCGGTACTGGCGCCAACCTGGCCTACGGCCTGCAGCACGTCCTGACAATGTATGGGGGCATCATTGCGGTGCCCCTGATCATTGGCCAGGCAGCCGGCCTTTCATCGGCCGACGTTGGCCTGCTGATCGCCGCTTCGCTGTTCGCCGGTGGCCTGGCCACACTGTTGCAGACACTGGGTATCCCTTTCTTTGGCTGTCGCCTGCCGCTGGTGCAGGGGGTGTCCTTCGCCGGTGTCTCCACCATGGTCGCCATCATTGGCGGTGACGGCGCAGGAGGCCTGCCGGTGGTGTTCGGGGCGGTGATCGTGGCTTCCGTGATCGGCCTGCTGATCACACCGCTGTTTTCCAGCATCACCAAGTACTTTCCGCCCCTGGTGACGGGCATCGTCATCACCACCATCGGTCTGACCCTGATGCCGGTCACGGCGCGCTGGGCCATGGGCGGCAACAGTCAGTCACCTGACTTCGGCAGCATGGCCAACATCGGCCTGGCGGCAATCACCCTGGTGCTCGTGCTGCTGCTCAGCAAGCTGGGCAGCGCCAGTATTTCACGCCTGTCGATTCTGCTGGCTATCGTTATCGGCACACTGGTTGCCACGGCCGTGGGCATGACCGACTTCTCCCGGGTGCTGGAAGGCCCGCTGGTCGCATTGCCCGAGGTGCTGCACTTCGGCATGCCCGAGTTCCGCCTCGCAGCCATCCTGTCGATGCTGATCGTGATTATCGTGACCATGGTCGAGACCTCCGCCGATATCCTGGCAGTGGGCGAAATCATCGACACCAAGGTCGACGCCAAACGCCTTGGCAACGGCCTGCGCGCAGACATGATTTCCAGTGCCCTGGCGCCGCTGTTCGGCTCCTTTACCCAGAGCGCCTTTGCACAGAACGTTGGCCTGGTCGCCGTGACCGGTATCAAGAGCCGTTATGTGGTGGCCACCGGCGGCCTGATCCTGGTGACACTGGGGCTGCTGCCGGTGATGGGTCGCCTGGTCGCCGCCGTGCCCACTGCCGTGCTTGGCGGTGCTGGTCTGGTCCTGTTTGGTACCGTCGCCGCCAGCGGCATCCGCACCCTGGCGCAGGTGGACTATCGCAACAACATGAACCTGATCATCGTCGCCACATCGATCGGTTTCGGCATGATCCCCATTGCAGCGCCCAACTTCTACCAGCACTTCCCGACCTGGTTCGAGACCATCTTCCACTCCGGCATCAGCTCGGCCGCAATCATGGCCATCCTGCTCAACCTGCTGTTCAACCATCTGCGGGCCGGCAACTCCGACCAGCAGTCGGTATTCGTCGCCGCCAGCGACCGTATCCTGCGCTCCCGGGATATCAGCTGCCTCAACGATGGCGATGTATTTCGCGATGGCAAGCTGTTCGACTGCAATGGCAAGGAAGTACCCGTGGTGGAGTCCGACGAGCACTACGAACAGTCCCCGCCCTTGCGTAAAAAGAGCTTCGAGCAAGAACACTAA
- a CDS encoding amidase: MIEVTEVSIAQLRAALESGQTTAVELVQAYLARIDAYDTADTPTALNAVVVRNPLAMTEAQASDDRRAKGQTLGPLDGIPYTAKDSYLVKGLTAASGSPAFKDLVAYRDAFTIERLRGAGAICLGKTNMPPMANGGMQRGVYGRAESPYNAHYLTAPFASGSSNGAGTATAASFSAFGLAEETWSSGRGPASNNGLCAYTPSRGVISVRGNWPLTPTMDVVVPFARTMADLLEVLDVVVAEDTDTRGDLWRLQPWVPIPSVASVRPASYAQLNAGSEALAGKRFGVPRMYINADPEAGTSEAPGIGGPTGQRIITRASVIDLWQAARKAIEAQGGEVIEVDFPLVSNCEGDRPGAPTVFTRGLVSKEFMHDELWELSAWAFDDFLRANGDPKLNRLADVDGPLIFPHDPGTLPNREDELAAGMDEYVRMAQRGITPWDQISSVPDGLRGLEKTRRIDLEDWMDRLGLDAVLFPTVADVAPADADVNPASADIAWSNGVWVANGNLAIRHLGVPTVTVPMGVMADIGMPVGLTFAGRAYDDSTLLRFASAFEATGSKRMIPPRTPALT; this comes from the coding sequence ATGATTGAAGTCACCGAGGTGTCCATAGCCCAACTGCGCGCCGCGCTCGAATCCGGCCAGACCACGGCGGTAGAACTGGTACAGGCTTATCTGGCGCGGATCGACGCCTACGACACAGCTGACACCCCCACCGCCCTCAATGCCGTGGTGGTGCGCAACCCCCTGGCAATGACCGAGGCGCAGGCCTCCGACGACCGCCGGGCCAAGGGCCAGACCCTCGGCCCGCTGGACGGCATCCCCTATACCGCCAAGGACAGTTACCTGGTCAAGGGCCTGACCGCCGCGTCGGGCAGCCCCGCCTTCAAGGACCTGGTGGCGTACCGCGATGCATTCACCATCGAGCGCCTGCGCGGTGCCGGTGCCATCTGCCTGGGCAAGACCAATATGCCGCCCATGGCCAACGGCGGTATGCAGCGCGGGGTCTATGGCCGCGCTGAAAGCCCGTACAACGCCCACTACCTGACGGCACCTTTTGCCTCCGGCTCGTCCAACGGTGCGGGTACGGCCACGGCGGCCAGCTTCTCGGCCTTCGGCCTGGCGGAAGAAACCTGGTCGAGCGGGCGCGGCCCGGCGTCCAACAACGGCCTGTGCGCCTACACCCCTTCACGGGGCGTGATTTCGGTACGTGGCAACTGGCCGCTGACGCCGACCATGGACGTGGTGGTGCCCTTTGCCCGCACCATGGCCGACTTGCTCGAAGTGCTCGATGTGGTCGTCGCTGAAGATACTGATACCCGTGGAGACCTGTGGCGCCTGCAGCCCTGGGTACCGATTCCGAGTGTGGCTTCGGTGCGTCCGGCCTCCTATGCACAACTCAATGCCGGCAGCGAAGCACTGGCCGGCAAACGCTTTGGCGTACCGCGCATGTATATCAATGCCGACCCCGAGGCCGGCACATCCGAAGCACCGGGCATCGGCGGCCCCACCGGGCAACGCATCATCACCCGTGCCTCGGTGATCGACCTGTGGCAAGCCGCGCGCAAGGCCATCGAGGCCCAGGGCGGCGAAGTGATTGAAGTGGACTTCCCGCTGGTTTCCAACTGCGAAGGCGATCGCCCCGGCGCGCCAACCGTGTTCACCCGCGGGCTGGTATCCAAAGAGTTTATGCATGACGAGCTTTGGGAGTTGTCCGCGTGGGCGTTCGATGATTTCCTGCGCGCCAACGGTGACCCTAAACTCAACCGGTTGGCCGACGTCGATGGGCCGCTGATTTTCCCTCACGACCCGGGCACCCTGCCCAACCGTGAAGACGAACTGGCGGCTGGCATGGACGAATACGTGCGCATGGCCCAGCGCGGCATTACCCCGTGGGATCAGATCAGTAGCGTGCCAGACGGTCTGCGCGGCCTTGAAAAAACCCGGCGCATCGACCTGGAAGACTGGATGGATCGCCTGGGGCTGGATGCCGTGCTGTTCCCGACCGTGGCCGATGTGGCCCCGGCAGATGCGGATGTGAACCCGGCGTCGGCGGATATCGCCTGGAGCAACGGCGTGTGGGTGGCCAACGGCAACCTGGCCATCCGCCATCTGGGCGTACCGACCGTGACCGTGCCCATGGGCGTGATGGCCGACATCGGCATGCCGGTGGGGCTGACGTTTGCCGGTCGCGCCTATGACGATTCGACATTGCTGCGCTTTGCTTCGGCATTTGAGGCAACCGGCAGCAAACGCATGATCCCGCCGCGTACACCAGCGTTGACGTGA
- a CDS encoding YeeE/YedE family protein: protein MSRSLSITPGRKPLAPLLAFILLLQGAVFLQNNVGTRQVLLLIVGAALGLTLYHAAFGFTSAWRVFINDRRGAGLRAQMVMLAVAVVLFFPALGAGTLFGQPVVGLVAPIGVSVVFGAFIFGIGMQLGGGCASGTLFTVGGGNARMLVTLLFFICGSLIATQHVDWWFALPAFPATSIVKSFGVVPALLLSLAVFAIIAAVTVRLEKSRHASLEAGVTSEHQGLRRFLRGPWPLVWGAIGLALLNYATLALAGRPWGITSAFALWGAKAASGLGVDVGSWGFWQMPGNAKALAAPVWEDITSVMDIGIVLGALLAAGLAGRFAPSLKIPPRSLLAAVIGGLLLGYGSRLAYGCNIGAYFSGIASGSLHGWVWLVAAFIGNTVGVRLRPLFFTGERPQAALSGC, encoded by the coding sequence ATGAGTCGTTCTCTTTCCATAACCCCTGGGCGCAAACCGCTTGCGCCGCTGTTGGCCTTTATCTTGTTGCTGCAGGGCGCTGTTTTCCTGCAAAACAATGTCGGTACGCGCCAGGTGTTGTTGCTGATCGTCGGCGCGGCGCTGGGCTTGACCCTTTATCACGCTGCATTCGGTTTTACCTCGGCCTGGCGAGTTTTTATCAATGATCGCCGTGGTGCAGGCCTGCGCGCGCAAATGGTGATGCTGGCCGTGGCTGTGGTGCTGTTTTTCCCCGCGCTGGGAGCGGGCACCCTGTTTGGCCAGCCGGTCGTCGGGCTGGTGGCGCCGATCGGTGTGTCGGTGGTGTTCGGTGCGTTTATTTTCGGCATCGGCATGCAGTTGGGCGGCGGGTGTGCGTCCGGCACCCTGTTCACTGTCGGCGGCGGCAATGCGCGCATGCTGGTGACCCTGTTGTTCTTTATCTGCGGATCATTAATCGCCACTCAGCATGTTGACTGGTGGTTTGCCCTGCCTGCGTTTCCGGCGACCTCTATCGTTAAAAGCTTCGGGGTGGTTCCCGCCTTGCTGCTGAGCCTGGCCGTGTTCGCGATCATCGCCGCAGTGACTGTACGCCTGGAGAAATCCCGTCACGCCAGCCTTGAAGCAGGGGTGACCAGTGAACATCAGGGCCTGCGCCGCTTTTTGCGTGGGCCGTGGCCTCTGGTCTGGGGGGCGATAGGTCTGGCGCTGCTGAACTATGCCACGCTGGCACTGGCCGGGCGGCCGTGGGGTATTACTTCGGCGTTCGCGCTGTGGGGCGCCAAGGCGGCAAGCGGACTGGGGGTTGATGTTGGCAGTTGGGGGTTCTGGCAGATGCCGGGCAATGCCAAGGCACTGGCCGCGCCGGTGTGGGAAGACATCACCAGCGTAATGGATATTGGCATCGTTCTCGGTGCGTTGTTGGCCGCCGGCCTGGCCGGTCGTTTTGCTCCCAGCCTGAAAATCCCGCCGCGCTCGCTGCTGGCGGCAGTGATTGGTGGCCTGCTGCTCGGGTATGGCTCGCGTCTGGCCTACGGCTGCAATATTGGCGCGTACTTCAGCGGCATCGCCTCAGGCAGCCTGCATGGCTGGGTATGGCTGGTGGCAGCGTTTATCGGCAACACGGTGGGCGTACGCCTGCGACCACTGTTCTTTACCGGCGAGCGGCCACAGGCGGCGTTGAGCGGCTGCTAA
- a CDS encoding 8-oxoguanine deaminase: MAKTLLVKNAELLVTMDGERREIRRGGLFIEDNLIKQVGPSESLPQQADVILDMTGKVVIPGLVNTHHHMYQSLTRVVPAAQDGELFNWLNNLYPIWARLTPEMIAVSTQTAMAELILSGCTTSSDHLYIYPNGCKLDDSIHAAAEIGMRFHAARGSMSVGRSQGGLPPDSVVEKESHILKESQRLIEDYHDPRHGSMLRMVVAPCSPFSVSRDLMREAAVLARQYGVSLHTHLAENVSDIAYSREKFGMTPAEYAEDLGWVGHDVWHAHCVQLDQHGIELFARTGTGVAHCPCSNMRLASGIAPIRRMRDHGVPVGLGVDGSASNDGASMIGEVRQALLLQRVGFGPDAMSAREALEIATLGGAKVLNRNDIGALAPGMVADFVAFDLGHLAYAGAHHDPLAALVFCTPTQVHTSVINGRVVVRDGHLTTVDLPRVLERHNQLAHQLVSGE; the protein is encoded by the coding sequence ATGGCAAAGACTTTACTGGTCAAGAACGCAGAACTGCTGGTCACAATGGATGGTGAACGCAGGGAAATCCGGCGCGGCGGCCTGTTTATCGAAGACAACCTGATCAAGCAGGTCGGCCCCAGCGAATCCCTGCCGCAACAGGCCGACGTGATTCTGGACATGACCGGCAAGGTGGTTATCCCGGGCCTGGTCAACACCCACCACCATATGTACCAGAGCCTGACCCGCGTTGTACCGGCAGCCCAGGACGGCGAGTTGTTCAATTGGCTCAACAACCTGTATCCAATCTGGGCGCGACTCACGCCGGAAATGATCGCGGTTTCGACCCAAACAGCAATGGCCGAGCTGATTCTCTCTGGCTGCACCACTTCCAGTGACCATCTGTATATCTACCCCAACGGCTGCAAGCTGGACGACAGCATCCATGCCGCTGCAGAGATCGGCATGCGCTTTCACGCCGCACGCGGGAGCATGAGCGTGGGCCGTAGCCAGGGCGGCTTGCCGCCCGACTCGGTGGTTGAGAAAGAAAGCCATATTCTCAAAGAGTCCCAGCGTCTGATCGAGGACTACCACGACCCCCGCCATGGCTCGATGCTGCGCATGGTCGTGGCGCCCTGCTCGCCCTTCTCGGTCAGCCGCGACCTGATGCGCGAGGCCGCAGTACTCGCCCGCCAGTACGGGGTCTCGCTGCACACCCACCTTGCCGAGAACGTCAGTGACATCGCCTACAGCCGCGAGAAGTTCGGCATGACCCCTGCCGAGTACGCCGAAGACCTGGGCTGGGTCGGCCACGACGTCTGGCACGCCCATTGCGTACAACTCGACCAGCACGGCATCGAGCTGTTCGCCCGCACCGGTACTGGGGTCGCCCACTGCCCGTGCTCGAACATGCGCCTGGCTTCGGGGATCGCGCCGATTCGCAGGATGCGCGACCACGGCGTGCCGGTGGGGTTGGGGGTTGACGGTTCTGCGTCCAACGATGGCGCCAGCATGATTGGTGAAGTACGTCAGGCCCTGCTGTTGCAGCGGGTGGGTTTTGGCCCCGATGCGATGTCCGCCCGCGAGGCGCTGGAAATTGCCACATTGGGGGGCGCCAAGGTGCTTAACCGCAATGATATTGGTGCACTGGCACCGGGCATGGTGGCGGATTTTGTCGCTTTCGATCTGGGCCATCTGGCCTACGCCGGAGCCCATCACGACCCGCTGGCAGCGTTGGTGTTCTGTACCCCGACCCAGGTCCATACCAGCGTGATCAATGGTCGCGTGGTGGTCAGGGATGGCCACCTCACCACCGTCGACCTGCCGCGGGTGCTGGAACGCCACAACCAGTTGGCCCACCAGCTGGTCAGCGGTGAATAA